A window from Caloranaerobacter ferrireducens encodes these proteins:
- the asnS gene encoding asparagine--tRNA ligase: MRSILVKEIYRNMEKYIDKNVAVSGWVRTIRSSKSFGFIELNDGSFFKNIQIVFEDNLDNFKEISKLPISTAIKVEGLLVATPNNKQPFEIKATSITIEAESDKDYPLQKKRHTFEFLRTIAHLRPRSNTFSAVFRIRSLVAYAIHKFFQERGFVYVHTPIITGSDCEGAGQMFRVTTLDFDNLPLDENGKIDFKKDFFGRETNLTVSGQLNVEAYALAFRNVYTFGPTFRAENSNTPRHAAEFWMIEPEIAFADLQDDMDLAEEMLKYIISFVLENAPEEMEFFNKFIDKGLLDRLTNIVNSNFERITYTEAIDILKKSNKNFQYPVEWGNDLQTEHERYITEEVFNKPVFVTDYPKDIKAFYMRLNDDNKTVAAMDLLVPGVGEIIGGSQREERFDILVKRMEEMGLKKEDYWWYLELRKYGGVKHAGYGLGFERAIMYLTGMTNIRDVIPYPRTPRSAEF; encoded by the coding sequence ATGAGAAGTATATTAGTAAAAGAAATTTACAGAAATATGGAAAAGTATATAGATAAGAATGTAGCTGTTTCGGGATGGGTAAGAACTATCAGAAGCTCAAAATCTTTTGGATTTATTGAATTAAATGATGGGAGCTTTTTCAAAAATATTCAAATTGTGTTTGAGGATAATTTAGATAATTTTAAAGAAATTTCAAAATTGCCTATTAGTACTGCAATTAAAGTTGAAGGTTTACTTGTAGCAACTCCTAATAATAAACAGCCATTTGAAATAAAGGCCACAAGTATAACTATTGAAGCTGAATCAGATAAGGATTATCCACTTCAAAAGAAAAGGCATACTTTCGAATTTCTAAGAACTATTGCTCATTTAAGACCAAGAAGTAATACTTTTTCAGCAGTATTTAGAATTCGTTCATTAGTCGCTTATGCAATACACAAGTTTTTCCAAGAGAGAGGTTTTGTTTATGTGCATACTCCAATAATTACGGGCAGTGACTGTGAAGGTGCAGGACAAATGTTTAGAGTCACAACGCTAGACTTTGATAATCTACCATTAGATGAAAATGGTAAAATTGATTTTAAGAAAGATTTCTTTGGTAGAGAAACAAATTTAACAGTAAGTGGACAGTTAAATGTGGAAGCATATGCTTTGGCATTTAGAAATGTTTATACGTTTGGACCTACTTTTAGAGCAGAAAATTCTAATACTCCAAGACATGCTGCAGAGTTCTGGATGATAGAGCCTGAAATAGCTTTTGCAGATCTGCAAGATGATATGGATTTAGCTGAAGAAATGTTAAAGTATATTATAAGTTTTGTTTTAGAAAATGCACCAGAAGAGATGGAGTTCTTTAACAAGTTTATAGATAAAGGATTGTTAGATAGATTAACTAATATTGTAAATTCAAATTTTGAAAGAATAACTTATACTGAAGCTATAGATATACTAAAAAAATCAAATAAGAACTTCCAATATCCTGTAGAATGGGGTAATGACCTGCAAACTGAACATGAAAGATATATTACAGAGGAAGTGTTTAATAAGCCTGTTTTTGTAACAGATTATCCAAAAGATATAAAGGCTTTCTATATGAGATTGAACGATGATAATAAAACTGTTGCGGCTATGGATTTATTAGTACCTGGAGTTGGAGAAATAATAGGTGGTAGTCAAAGAGAAGAAAGATTCGATATTTTGGTAAAGAGAATGGAAGAAATGGGACTTAAAAAAGAAGACTATTGGTGGTATCTAGAATTAAGAAAATATGGCGGAGTTAAACATGCTGGCTATGGATTAGGATTTGAGAGAGCTATAATGTATCTAACAGGTATGACTAATATTAGAGACGTTATTCCATATCCAAGAACTCCAAGATCAGCAGAATTCTAA